A part of Antechinus flavipes isolate AdamAnt ecotype Samford, QLD, Australia chromosome 6, AdamAnt_v2, whole genome shotgun sequence genomic DNA contains:
- the LOC127541547 gene encoding vomeronasal type-1 receptor 1-like: MSSYKEDLKIVFLTLLLFGVLGNMFLLYLHSLKFVTTHRKRYISLIIINLALAHALMIIFRGIPLIINMWGWKSFLDDMMGKILTYLIRVTRSISLCSTSFLSIFQAIVISPNSPMWIEVKTRAPKYIVPSSLLCWIFNVLIDVVVAINIHHQRNNSTEIWKIGHSSFNWHATDTIKILIWKSIIDALFMGLMICSSGYMVIVLYRHSQQVQHIHISLSPRISHETRATKAILMLVGSFVCFNSASSPFVIYIAYTKATRHWESLFTIILSLLYPIVSPFMLINMDTQILRSLQVFLCLKRFCQKESSG, from the coding sequence ATGAGCTCTTATAAAGAAGACCTAAAGATTGTCTTCTTGACCCTGCTTTTGTTTGGAGTGCTGGGAAATATGTTCCTTCTTTATCTTCATAGTCTGAAGTTCGTCACCACTCACAGAAAAAGATACATTAGTCTGATAATCATAAACTTGGCCTTAGCTCATGCTCTGATGATTATTTTCAGAGGAATCCCCCTAATAATAAATATGTGGGGGTGGAAATCATTCTTGGATGACATGATGGGGAAAATTTTAACTTACTTAATAAGAGTGACACGGAGCATTTCCCTTTGCAGTACCAGCTTCCTGAGTATATTTCAGGCCATTGTCATCAGTCCCAACAGTCCTATGTGGATAGAGGTCAAAACTAGGGCCCCCAAGTATATTGTTCCCAGCTCTTTGCTTTGTTGGATTTTCAATGTTCTGATAGATGTTGTTGTAGCTATCAATATCCATCATCAAAGGAACAACAGTACAGAAATATGGAAGATTGGGCATAGCTCTTTCAATTGGCATGCCACAGATACTATAAAAATTCTAATTTGGAAATCAATTATTGATGCTCTGTTTATGGGTCTCATGATCTGCTCAAGTGGCTACATGGTGATTGTCCTCTATAGACACAGCCAGCAAGTCCAACACATTCACATCAGCCTTTCACCCAGAATCTCCCATGAGACTAGAGCCACTAAAGCCATCCTGATGCTGGTAGGCAGCTTTGTCTGCTTTAACTCAGCCAGTTCCCCTTTTGTCATTTATATAGCTTATACTAAAGCAACTAGGCACTGGGAGTCTCTTTTCACAATTATTCTCTCCCTGCTTTATCCAATAGTCAGCCCCTTTATGTTGATCAACATGGATACCCAGATACTTAGGTCCTTGCAGGTTTTCTTATGTTTAAAAAGGTTCTGCCAGAAAGAATCCTCTGGCTGA
- the LOC127541549 gene encoding vomeronasal type-1 receptor 1-like: MYYDEVLGIAYLNMIVFGILGNAFLLYQFSLKFITNHRTRPINLIIIHLAFANVTMILFRSIPTIMEVWGLASSLDGTGKKIITYLMGVVRSLFFCGTCLLCVFQAITINPNIPMWMKLKTRDPKYIITCCFLLWIYNLLIDAIVPVYMVGLMNSTDTEKRWSTGYVHIDFYNANTVKIIIWKSVCYIVFLCLMVFSSGYMVFILYSHNQQIQYIHSTRISPTASPEIRATKAILLLVITFVCFNSVSSPLIVFMASSKVIRVQVVHITVLLSLCYPVVSPFMLISIDNRIC, from the coding sequence ATGTATTATGATGAAGTCCTGGGGATTGCCTACCTGAATATGATTGTATTTGGAATCCTTGGAAACGCTTTCCTGCTTTATCAATTCAGCCTTAAGTTCATTACTAATCACAGAACAAGACCTATAAACCTCATTATCATTCATTTGGCTTTTGCCAATGTCACAATGATTCTCTTCCGGAGCATCCCCACAATAATGGAGGTCTGGGGGCTGGCATCTTCCCTAGATGGCACTGGGAAGAAAATCATAACATACCTGATGGGAGTAGTCCGGAGTCTTTTCTTTTGTGGCACTTGCCTGCTATGTGTTTTCCAGGCCATCACCATCAATCCCAATATCCCTATGTGGATGAAACTCAAGACCAGAGACCCAAAGTATATCATTACCTGCTGTTTCCTTTTATGGATCTACAATCTGCTGATAGATGCCATTGTGCCTGTATATATGGTAGGTTTAATGAATAGCACAGACACTGAGAAAAGATGGAGCACCGGCTATGTGCATATAGACTTTTATAATGCAAATACTGTAAAAATTATAATCTGGAAATCTGTTTGTTATATTGTATTTCTATGTCTCATGGTCTTTTCAAGTGGCTACATGGTATTTATCCTCTACAGTCACAACCAACAAATCCAGTACATTCACAGCACAAGGATTTCCCCAACAGCATCTCCTGAGATAAGAGCTACTAAAGCCATTCTATTGCTGGTGATTACCTTTGTCTGCTTCAACTCAGTCAGTTCCCCTTTAATTGTCTTTATGGCTTCTTCTAAAGTAATTAGGGTTCAAGTGGTACATATTAcagtccttctttccctttgttaTCCAGTTGTTAGTCCTTTTATGCTAATCAGTATTGACAATCGGATTTGCTAG
- the LOC127541548 gene encoding vomeronasal type-1 receptor 1-like: MISPKENIYILYLALLLFGVLGNVFLLFLHIMKFITGHRKTSISLIIINLALAHSLMIAFRGIPIIINVWGWKSLLDDMIGKMLTYLIRVTRGISLCSTSFLSVFQAITISPNSPMWTEIKTRAPKYVVPCSLLCWIFNILTDVVVAINISHPRNSSTERWRIGHSSFISQSTNTIKILIWNSVIDALFMGLMICSSGYMLSILYRHKELLQHIHSTNLSPRVSHETRATKAILMLVGSFVSFNSASSPFVIYIASEKASRHWGPRFTIILSLFYPVLSPFLLISFDTQMRKSLHVFSHKSARKKRFC; encoded by the coding sequence ATGATTTCacctaaagaaaatatatatattctctatttGGCCTTGCTTTTGTTTGGAGTGCTGGGGAAcgtatttctccttttcctacaCATCATGAAGTTCATCACTGGTCATAGAAAAACATCCATTAGCCTGATAATCATTAACTTGGCCTTAGCTCATTCCCTGATGATAGCTTTCAGAGGAATCCCCATAATCATAAATGTGTGGGGGTGGAAATCTTTACTGGATGACATGATTGGCAAAATGTTAACTTACTTAATAAGAGTGACCCGGGGCATATCCCTTTGCAGCACCAGCTTCCTGAGTGTCTTCCAGGCCATCACCATCAGTCCCAACAGTCCCATGTGGACAGAGATAAAAACTAGGGCCCCCAAATATGTTGTTCCCTGTTCTTTGCTCTGTTGGATTTTCAATATCCTGACAGATGTCGTCGTGGCTATTAATATAAGTCATCCGAGGAACAGCAGTACAGAAAGATGGAGGATTGGGCATAGTTCTTTCATCTCACAGTCCACAAATACTATAAAAATTCTAATTTGGAATTCAGTCATTGATGCTCTGTTTATGGGTCTTATGATCTGCTCAAGTGGCTATATGCTTTCAATTCTCTATAGACACAAAGAGCTACTCCAGCACATTCACAGCACCAACCTCTCCCCCAGAGTCTCCCATGAAACCAGAGCCACCAAAGCTATCCTTATGCTGGTGGGCAGCTTCGTCAGCTTTAACTCAGCCAGTTCCCCTTTTGTCATTTATATTGCCTCTGAGAAAGCAAGTAGGCATTGGGGGCCACGTTTCACAATTATTCTCTCCCTGTTCTATCCAGTACTCAGCCCCTTTCTGCTGATCAGCTTTGACACTCAGATGCGCAAGTCTTTGCATGTTTTCTCACATAAGTCTGCTAGGAAGAAAAGATTCTGCTAG